The Euryarchaeota archaeon genomic sequence AAGCCTCGAGCGTAGATCGGTGGCGCTCTTCGCCGTCCGGTTGAGAAGCGTGACCTTGGCGCCTGAGCGCGTGAGGGCGAGGCTCACCGACCGTCCGGAACCGCCGGCGCCCAAGACCACCGCCTTCGCGCCTTCGAGTCCGACGCCCGCCCGTTCGAGCGCCCTCACGGCGCCTTCGCCATCGGTCGTGTGGCCTATGAGACGCCCGGAGTCATTACGGAGACAGTTCACCGAATTAGTGAGCCGCGCGGCTTCGGTGAGTTCGTCTGGAAGCAGTGCGGCCCGTTCCTTGTAGGGGGCCGTGATGTTGGCGCCGAGGATGTTGGCGCCGTGAAGGACCGCGAAGAGCGATGAGAGTTCCACTTGGTCAGCATCGTAGGCGAGGTAACGTGCATCAAGTCCCGCCCCGTCGATGGCGGCGTTTTGGATGGCGGGTGAGAGCGAATGGGAAACGGGGCTGCCGATGAGAAGGAGGAGCTTCGTCGCGGGGGTCGTCGGCCTTTTCGCGGCCGCAAGGTGCGCCCTCATCTCTTGGGCGGGTAGTTGCCCCGCAGCGGCCGCCGAGCCGGTGCTCCGACAATAGACCAACGCCTGCCCCATGAGTGGTGCCGCGGCCCGTAGGCTTGCGTCCCCCAAGCCCATGACGGCGACGGGGATCCCCTCCCGTCGAGCGCCGGCGATGCAATCGACGAGTCGGAGTCGAGCATCGTCGGTCTTGACAAGGGAGGCGTATTTCACGACGTCCGCCCCGGCGCGTACCGCGCGTCGAAGCCCCACGAGTATGCGACGGGCGGGCGGAGTGCCGCGTAGCGAATGTGCGGAGACGATGACCGCGGCGCCCGCCTCGTGGATCCGCTTGATCC encodes the following:
- a CDS encoding type I 3-dehydroquinate dehydratase — its product is MTLLVESVKQKTARRTVSVAQRARGDLVEIRLDAISGLTDEGVAAIRGSLRKPLVATLRPKGHGGDSVLPEPERMRLLYKAANAGFEWVDLEYETAQLTKRIKRIHEAGAAVIVSAHSLRGTPPARRILVGLRRAVRAGADVVKYASLVKTDDARLRLVDCIAGARREGIPVAVMGLGDASLRAAAPLMGQALVYCRSTGSAAAAGQLPAQEMRAHLAAAKRPTTPATKLLLLIGSPVSHSLSPAIQNAAIDGAGLDARYLAYDADQVELSSLFAVLHGANILGANITAPYKERAALLPDELTEAARLTNSVNCLRNDSGRLIGHTTDGEGAVRALERAGVGLEGAKAVVLGAGGSGRSVSLALTRSGAKVTLLNRTAKSATDLRSRLGLHGAGGLELAEKTLRDTDVLVNCASPAPDGAPLFDYAAIHSKLTVLDAVYSPPVTPLLAAAKKRRANVVKGTEMLLEQGILSFQFWFDRPAPRALMRFAMLEASVR